The DNA region GTCTCGGGAACGGCTTCGAGCCGTACAAGGCATCCTTGCGCGCGCTGTGGTAGGCCGCGCGTGGCGACGAGTTCACGATTGTGCATCCTCGTCGAGGTCCTCATGGAGGTCACGCAGACCGCGATCCGTGACCCCGATCGACCGCCGTAAGGCTGGTCACCAGCGCGCACCGCACCACACCCGACCACGGCATCGCCTACGACGACCACATATCCGACCTGCCCATGCTCAACCTCACCGGCTCGGCCGCGGTGGTCGGCGACGAGAACCTGCGCAACCTGGCCTGATCCCGCTCCTGGCTGTTATTGCTCGGAGCAACCACCAGCCCAGGCCCGGCCCTCATCCGATAGCGCACCACCTCGCCGCGCGAGTCGGCCGAGCGGGCCACGGGTACTTCGGGTGCCCGCGCGGCTCAGGTTCCGGCGAACTCCCTCTCCCGATCCGTCTCCGCCGTCGTCTTCGGGATCTTCAGCGTCGCGTGGCGCAGGAACGGCGGTGCCATCACCGAGGTGGCGACGGCGAGCAGCACGATGATCGTGTACGTGGCCGTGGTCAGGATGCCCAGCTGGAGCCCGGCCGTGGCGATGACGATCTCCACGACGCCGCGGGCGTTGAGTCCGGCCCCGATCGCGAGCGACTCGCTGTGGCCGAGGCGGCCGAGCCGGGCGCCGAGGTAGCCCCCGGCGAACTTGGCCACGGTGGCCACCAGCAGCGTGACGATCCCGGCGAGCAACACGGTGGGCTGGGCCAGGGTTGCCAGTTCCACCTGGGAGTCCCGCGGTGGCGAAGAACAGCGGTGCCAGCGTCGACATGGAACGCGAGCCGTGCGAGGCGGCCGGCGGGACGGAGGGCGCTGCGCGACCGCGGGGCGCCCCGGGGCGGAGAGCTCCGCCCCGGGGCGGTCCGGGCTGCGGGGGATTCAGCCCGGGCTCGGGTTACCGCGTCTCGCGGTTGAACAGCGACTTCGACCAGTAGTAGCCGAGTACGGCCAGGCCCACGCACCAGACCACGGTGAGCCACCCGTTGTGGCCGATCTCGCTGCCCAGCAGCAGGCCGCGCAGGGTCTCGATGGCGGGCGTGAACGGCTGGTACTCGGCGACCGGCTGGAACCAGCCCGGCATCGCGTCGACCGGTACGAAGGCGCTGGAGATGAAGGGCAGGATGACCAGCGGCACCGCGTTGTTCCCGGCCGCCTCACCGTTGGGGCTGGCCATGCCGACGGCGATCGCCATCCAGGTGAACGCCAGCGCGACCAGCGCGAGCAGCAGGAACGCCGCCAGCCACTCCAGGACCGTCGCGTCCACCGAGCGGAAGCCGATGGCCACCGCGACGGCGCCGACCAGGGTCACGCTGATGACCGATCGCAGCACGCTGCCCGCGACGTGCCCGATCAGCACCGAACCTCGGTGGATCGCCATCGTGCGGAAGCGGGCCATGATGCCCTCGGTCATGTCGTCGGCCACGGACACCGAGGTCCCGACGAGGGTGGTGCCGATGGTCATCATCAAGATGCCGGGGGCGATGTAGACGATGTACTCGGAGCGGTCCGCGCCGCCGCCGCCGATGCCCGCGCTCATCACGTCGCCGAAGACGTAGACGAACAGCAGCAGCATGATG from Streptomyces sp. NBC_01591 includes:
- a CDS encoding cation:proton antiporter domain-containing protein, which encodes MELATLAQPTVLLAGIVTLLVATVAKFAGGYLGARLGRLGHSESLAIGAGLNARGVVEIVIATAGLQLGILTTATYTIIVLLAVATSVMAPPFLRHATLKIPKTTAETDREREFAGT
- a CDS encoding ABC transporter permease translates to MSSLSLAMRDSTTMVRRNLLHARRYPALTLNVVLTPLIMLLLFVYVFGDVMSAGIGGGGADRSEYIVYIAPGILMMTIGTTLVGTSVSVADDMTEGIMARFRTMAIHRGSVLIGHVAGSVLRSVISVTLVGAVAVAIGFRSVDATVLEWLAAFLLLALVALAFTWMAIAVGMASPNGEAAGNNAVPLVILPFISSAFVPVDAMPGWFQPVAEYQPFTPAIETLRGLLLGSEIGHNGWLTVVWCVGLAVLGYYWSKSLFNRETR